The Eretmochelys imbricata isolate rEreImb1 chromosome 26, rEreImb1.hap1, whole genome shotgun sequence genome contains the following window.
CCTGTTGTTTCCACCCCACAGATGTGCTGGCTGGCTCAGCGATTGGTTTCACATTTGCATACCTGTGCTACCGGCAGCATTACCCTTCCCTGACCGACTCAGAGTGCCACAAACCATTGCAGGGTAAAGCCAAGACGTCTCCAGCACAGGAGCAAAAGCTGGCCAGCTCCAGCTTCCTGCTGGAAATATAACGATGGGATCCACTTTGCTGGCACTGGCCTTTGGGTAATCATTCCTTCCACTCTTCagcccacagcgtggggaagggGTACAGGCTTTGGGAGCATTACTCACTGCCTACCCCAAAGGAGAACACAGCTGATAGCTGAATAAGAATTGTTCCCCTGCAAATGCGGTAAGTGGTCCTGCTCAGCAGGCCTGTGCTCGTCTTGTTTGAGAGAGACTCCCCTCTTTCAGGCCAGCCCTGGAGGAAGCTGTGTAAGTGACTGTACTCTAGcttgcaggagggaggggagcagtcTGGCTACGACAACATCTAAAGCAAGAATTGGCTGTCTGTGAGAGGAAGCTTGGTGGAAATCCTGAAGTTGCACAGGGCCATGTAGTAATGAATGGAGAAGTCAGCCCTCTCCCCTGGAGGAGGTCATTTTATGAAAGGACAGGATGCACATCAGAAGAGGCCGTCAGTGCTGTGTTGTGGGTACACAGCATTTACTGTGTGCATTTAGAAATAGCACCTGCTTGGCcccccctgcagcctgggcacACTAGGTATGGTTTTGTTAAAGAAGTTGTGTCCTACCAAGCAGATGCTGGGCTGATTTCCTGGCGTGGCACCCTGGCTGGCTTTGGAATTTCTCCATGCCATATTGTTGGACTCTGCACAGAGCTCTCCAGCCCATTTGTAAATACATTTGTTTCCAGAATCCTGCCCCAAGTCACAGGGGATAGCTGGACCTCATCATGTCCTGTGTTCCCACATCCTCCCAAGCAAAGGCCAAGGTCAGCACTGTAGAGCCATCTGATGGGCGTGACTGCCTAATACCATAAGGGGCAGTCACTCATGGTCCCACTGCTAAGAATTACGACTAACCTGGGGGGAAAGAGATGCTATGGGGTTTTATATTTGATTCCAACCTAGAAGCAGCAGGGCGGTGAGATGGTGTCTCTGTACAGCACTGTCCAGGGGCTCACTGCGTTGTAGGGAGGATATGTTGCTCCATCTGCAACCCTTAAAGGTGAAAGGATGCAGCATCTTCCCTTGTAGGATGTTTCCCTGTGGACCAACTGTATGATTTGCATTCTTGTGTTAATTTCAAACGTACTGTACACCTGTGGTGAGAAAAACAGTAAGTACTGGAACTGTTGACTGTGCCAAGCTAAGGCCTGTAAAAGTACATCCTGTTTATCAACCCTAAGAGTTCAGAGAACTCACGAGCTCAGCCTTACTGGGTTTTTTAATGTCAAATAAAAAGCTGGTTTTAATTCAGTGAAACGAGTTCTGTTCCTTCTTGGCACTAGAGAACATCCTCCGTCTTTATGTAGCTGCCTCATTTTATGTGAAGTAGGTCAGCTTGATCTGTCCATTGCTTCCTCCCTCCACCGCTTCAGTGTACACGAAGCATGAGAGGAGCGAATGACCTTTGGCTCCACAGCTGTCTGAAATCTAACCCGAAAAGAAAGTAGCAGTAATTTCTTTAAGGTATAACCTTCAAAAGCACCTGTTGTGCTGGCTGGAGGCTGTTTCCTACATAACTGAAGGATAGTAACAAGGTGAGCTACACCACTTTCAGAATTGGCTCTctcctttgtttcatgttctctgctcCCAAGGACAGAAGCAAGATGAGAACAAGAAGCTGAAACATGGGTTTTGCTGAAAAAACTCTTCTCCTTACAGCAAATGCACTCCTTTTATAAGCAGCTTTCCCTGCCCATGAACAAGGAGGTGCTTGTAGTTAGTGTTACTTCtaaattctgttttctcctgTAATGCCTGTCCATTGCAGTGGCCTTTTGTAAAACGCCAAGGGCTCCTCTTGGGAATTATGACAACAGCTTTACCTTGCCATGAAGTTAAATCCCAAAGTAATAGGTTCTCATCTCCTTCACACACAAATACAACCACTACAACCATAGATTTACTTTTGTATTGACTGGAAAAAGACATTAAATAacaattttaaatgcatttaaatttTTTACACAAAGTGCATAACTTGAAGAGCTGGTCATGACTGTGTGTCCTGTTATACATACCTCCAGGAGCTTAGCTGTGCAAAACATCACTGCCCACAGTCAGGTGTGAGTACAGCTTCTCTTAGTTCTTTtggagggggcagggttggggaatACAAAATGCATTTAAATAGTGCAAATAATacacagaagaaaacaaacaagctCATTGCACTGGGAAAAAGCTCATTGCACTGTACAGAGCAAAGTTGAGGGGGGGGAGGACACATGGTAGTAGCCACTTCCAGACCCCAGCCCAGAGACACTATCACACCCTCCAGCATTTTGCTCAAGGGAATCCACACACTAAGGGGTTAGTTTAGTCCACTGTTTACCCTGTACATCTTTGGTTACAAGGGATTTATCATCTCTGCCGCATAAGTTACCTTTACAGTACTTCTAACAGCAATCATTCCGCAGCTCCTGGTTACTACAGCATAAGCCATGGCTGTGTACAAAAGGTTGCTATGGTTTCACCAGCAGGTTGGTAGCCACTTTGAACTCAGCGCTGTGGAACAGGTGTGGTGAAGGAGAGCGTCTGGCCCATGAATCGCCCTGAAAGCCTCTACCACCACAGCTATTCATCCATACTCAAGTGCAGCTATACTTTCGCCTAATGAGGTCTTGACTGAATCCAGATTGAATGCTTTGCTAAGGAACTGGACATGCAGTTGGTCTGTCCTCAGCCCCCTACTACAGTTAGAGAGGGCTTAAGCTCCTCATCCTTGGACAGATCCCACTCCTATTGCAGAGGGGTTTGGCCTGTGAAAGGAGAATGGAATTAGAGCCAGAAGCCAGGGTGGTTCAGGCTTCATCCCTTCATTGATATGCCAGCCTCAAGTAGCCTAGGGCTCTGGGTCTGTTAGAAACATCCTGCAGTGGGCTAGGCAGCCTGAACTCTGCCGTGAAGGCATACTTGGGTTTATTCCTAAGCCTTGGGCTAGTTCTGTTAATAGTAAATAAGCAGCAACCAGACAACTTCATGATCTGGTGCAAACACCTGTCAagacttcagctggtgtaaagcaagGAGCTTAGGAGACCAATTCCCACCTGCTGCAGGTGGACACCCAAAAGAAACATGCAAGCCTTACAAAGGAGTCCTATTTGGCCTCCCACTGCAACATAATTCTACAGGCATGATTCAGCTCGGGTGTCCTAGGGGAGCTGGCCACTTAAAGCAAAGCTGTAGCTTACCATacctgggcagaggaggctgTCACACTATTACTAACAGGACGTGGAGCAGACTGGAGGAGGTATACTTAACATGCTACCCACCCTGGGCATGCAGAATAGAGACAGACAGTCATGCGAGAAGGCGTGTAAGAAAACCAAACGCTTAACAGCTGTCTGCACTTCCACAAAGGGTTGGACTGCTGTGCCCTCTAGAGCTCATGGCATCTCAGAAGGCCCCGAGCCAGCAGACCTCATTCCCCGCTTTGCTTACTCGGCCAAGCTACTGTGGTTCTAGGGCTGTAGCATGGCATGTGCCCAGGGCATTAAAGGCGTTTTTCACAAGCAACACATTTACTCACTAACCAGGAGTCAATACGAGGCCCTGAAATCTCCAGCACCAGATCCCAACCACCTCTCTTCTGTATTTATACTTGGAACAGCTTGTATTGCAACTTACGAGGCAGTCAGATTAGGCGGATGAATGGTGTTGGAGTGAACGATCCCATGGGTGTCACAGTGGGCACAGGGGCAAGTCCAGAGTGGGTATTTTAGGAGAAGTGTTTTgccttgattttttccccccaaaatgagaaatctcccagtgctccaggcagcagcaggtTCGTGAGAAGCAGCATGCAGAATACACTAGCAGCAGAGGATAGGAAGGCAGAGGAAAATCCGGGCTTTCCAGGTGAGTAGTCACTTGGTGTGCATCTAGGGAAGCAACAGGAAAGGGCACACAGCTTACAAGGGAGCAGGGTTTATGCAGCATTAAAGCCTGAACGGATGAGGGGATTTCCCATGTCAGTGAGACCACTCCCACATAAGCCAGTAGCACATCTCAGGCCATTTCCTAATGCACACGAATCACATCACAAAGTTGCCACCACCCCAAATGCCATTAGCTGTGCCAGACTTCGGCACTTTAGCCAGGGTTCTAACACAGGCCTATAAGCAGGGGACTGCTTGTTTCATAGCAACACAGGATTTCTGTCTCCAGTAATGTTCATCCAGTACTAAGTTCACTTAATCACCTTCCTGAGTAAATAATGAAGTTTCTGAGGAAAGAGTGAGCGATTGGGCAGAGAGAGTCCAGATTCCTTCTCTTAACACCATGGGGTGTATTCCTAGGGAGATGATTTTCTCTGCATGGCACTGATGAGTCCATCACTGGATATTCTTTCTAGACACGGTGTCCATGGTTTaaaaaaggatgctgaaaaatggGGAGTGTTCAGACAAGAGCTATAGGAAAGATTCAATGACTGGAAACCATCTTGCAATGAGAGCAGTCAATAGAGTTTAATCAAATAAAAGGTTAAGaggtagactgtgatcaagtcacaaGTACCTTCCCAGGGAGGAGACGGGGGATACCAGAGGGCTCTTTAAGCTAGCAGACTAAAGCACAACAAGATCCATTGGCTGGGAGTAaaagctagacacattcaaaACAGAGGCCCTTGTCTTtagtttttaaacagtgagggtgcATGGACTGGAACAGCTTCCCCAAGGTGATAGAACCTCCCTCACTTGGACTCTTTCACCCAAGCGTGGATCTTTTTATTGAGACATCCTCTAGCTCAACCACCAGCTCTGGGTCTTGCTGCAGGAATCACTGAATAAAATGctctgagcaggggtttggaggtGGTCAGACCATCTGGCTTTAACTTATGAAATTGACACTGACCAGACCCAGTGGGATTGAACATGTGGGAGAGTCCCTGGGGGTCTCCGCTGAACGGCTCCATTACAGGCCAAGTTACTCCGCTTCCTCGCTGCCCAAGCACAGCGAAGAGCATGAATGCCTTGGAATTAGGTTTTAAAAGTGCCTTCGGTTTTAGTTACAGCCCTTGGGAACATTCCTAACGTGACAGACGGTAGCACTGGCCTCGTCTAAGGCACCGTGCTGTAGAATAGAATGGTCCTAGCTGAGACACCTACGTCCTTAACACCCACTCCCAAATAAAGTACGAAGTTATTTCACAGTAAGCATGTCAACGGCTGTCAGTTTCACCGTGAGGGGTCTCAGAAAGACAAGGTAACTTACATCAAGTGCAGCTGGTCATCTGACTTCATTGGAGAGGCTGATCTAACGTAACGCCCTGCGTTTGGTAGATCTCTTTCAGAATCAAGAGAACGGTATCTTCTGACTCCCTGGAAGAGAGGACTGTTAGAACTACACAGACACCCATATGGTATTTAACATTCTTACAGAGAACACATGGCAACCCCTTCATTGCTGAGACATGGGCTACTATAGGCAAGAATCATACATAACCTGTTTGCCTTTTAAGTGACTGGAATCTACTTGCTTTCACCATGTCAGTTTTCAAGGTGCACATTACAAGAGTGTGAAGGTGCCAAGGACCAGATGGAGAGTTTGAAAAGAGTAGGCTAAGGAGATCCTCACCAGTAGCAGAGATGGCCTTGTAGTGcaaataaatattcattaaaaCTCTCTATAGGCTTCTCTTGCAGCACGTAGTCAATCCGGTGCCCTCCATTTAGCATTCCCACATTAATAGGGGCAGCGTCTTCCTTCAGTGTAGCAGCAGGCTCTTCGGGCTTCATATCTGAATGGACTTAACCCAAACAATGTGGTTCAGCAACAGCTCAGCTCCGCACCCTTAGCAGCAAGAGCACACCAAGCCTGTCCCGCGCTAGCAGCAGGAAGGGAACTCCCACAGGCCCAGGCCTGCGTTCTGCCTTAAGAATGGGGGAAAGGGGCTTGGGTTTAAGGCAGTTGCTGTGAGAAGCAAACCCCACAGTGTCACGGGCTTGAGTTAGCAGGGACTGCACTTGgtctccctccctgctgtgtaTAACCAAAGCAGCAGGTTGCAGAATGACACTACAGGGAGAAGGTGTTTGGCATTAAGATTCACACGCTGGGATTCTGCGCCCCAAGCACCAGGCCTCTCCCACTCAGGCAGTAGACGGGAGTGCAAGCTCCTTGGGCAGAGGTCGTCTCTCATGAGGCACAGTGTGGGGTTGTTAGGCAGTGAGAATGGGAAGATCACGGCAATAAGGAGACCCCGGGAGTAGGTGTCCAGGTTGCTCTGGGACAATTCATTCGCATCCTCGTTTTCTTCACGCACCAGGAGAACTAGCAGCACTGAGCTGTGGGTTGGTTCTGAAACCAATTCCTCCCTTCTCATTTTTTCACCTGTCTGTTTCTCCAAACTAGTTTCAGCTTCGTTTTCAGTGGCTGCTGCCTCCACAGCCAGCAGTGGGGATCTGGTGAAAGACTGCCAGGCTATCCTCAGTGACCCCAGGAGGTTGTTCTTGAGATCCATACCCATGCGGGTCAGGCCCTCTTTCAGTTCTGAAACACACAGGTGCCTGAGGTGAGGCGTTTGAGCAGAAACATGCATTGCATAAAGCAACAGCGTTACAGACCTGCACCGAGCCGTGAGGAAGGCCTGCTCTGCGCTTTACCTAAATGCATTCTCTTCCTGCCCTTGTGGTGGGGGAGCAGCATGGGCTCGAACTCCAGGTCTGGAACGATCATGGGCTCAATCCTGTAAGCCACCGGGTCAAACTGCACAGAAGGAGAACAGCGGCACTGACTTTGGCTCTACACCCACCTAATCCCTGCCCCGGGGGGGAAACTAGGTGCCCCCAACATGAGGCCGAAATGGAAGCTACACAATTAAAGCAGATAGTTCCAATGCAGACTGCAGGAGCGCTCGTTCCCTAGCCCCGGACAGCTAAGTCATTGTTAGTTGCTATTCCACAGTACAGGatagcagagaggccaggggaTTGCTGCTCAGAGGGCGAAGGTTTAAGAGCCTGTTAGCTACATCAGATCTCGCATGCAAGCACTAGAGATTGATCATACATACAGGATGGAAGATATTGAAGAAGCCTTTGCAGGTAGGAAGGCTGTAGTTTGGATCAATCCTTTTCACACCTCGGACAGTGAGAAACATCCCAATGGGAGACCCAAAAGCAAAGAAGATTTCGGGTTTGTAGATTAGCTGAGGGTAATTTGCTGAGACCTAACAGAGTTAAGACACAACAGAAGTGTTTAGACTCCATCCTGGCACCGTCAGACAATACCATAGATGGCCATGTGGGAACTTCCCTCAGAGGATATTGCTTGTATCAAAGTAGCACCTAAGGCTTCCACCAGAGATtggagccccactgtgctggccaCACCCTGAGGAGTCAGGGCACCAAGaggggcagggacttgcccaaggtcacacaacagagCCAGGCTCTTCTGAGGCCTGGTCACTGCATCGAAAAAACATATCCTGGCCAACGTGTTATTCCATCCTGCCTGAGCAAAAGGGTTAAAGGGGTCACACGAGACTGGACCGAGCTGGGGAGTCTcagctgcatctttaggcaaATACATACAGAGAGGTGTGAATGTGGCAGGATTCTAAACTAGGGCCAGGAGAGATCTGCACCTCGGGAGGAGCCTGCTCCAGGCGGAGGGCCAGCGCGAGGCCTATAAGCCACTTAAACAGGACTTCAGAGGCACCTGGTAATGGCACCCTACGTGGGGTGCATCTCAGCCTGGCTTCAGCATTGAGCTACTTACAAGAGTCTCCAACTGAGATAGTCTACAAGCAGCTGAGACCAATGCATTACCTGTAAGGCTACAGTAGCTCTGCCCTCAGAATTAGAGACTGTCAGAAGCATGGTGAAGTGACCCTCAATTAGCAGCCATCACCCCCAGAGCTCTGTTGACATTAAGTCTGAGTTCTGCATATTACACATTCACTGGCTTTACCAGGCCACATCAACAAACGGAGTTGTTACCTGTCCTAGCCCGACATCCAAATATTGACGCTTCCCCCCATCATTCGTGCTCCTACTGGAGTCCAGCTGCGGGGATGACCCTGACTCAGGCTTGGGAGCATCTTCACCCTCATCATCATTCCCAGCAGGGACATGGGCCTGCTGCTGAGCATGCTGCACCAACAAAAATGGGAGAGTGCGCAAGGGTTGTCCCCTATGAGCTTCCACACAGCCGCTACGGGCATTAcccagaatcatagaacatcagggttggtagggacctcaagaggtcatctagtccaaccccctgctcaaagcagggccgatccccgactaaatcatcccagccagggctttgtcaagcctgaccttaaaaacttctagggaaggaaattccaccacctccctaggtaacgcattccagcgtttcaccaccctcctagtgaaaaagtttttcctaatatccaacctaaatctcccccactgcaacttgagaccattgctccttgttctgacatgtgctaccactgagaatagtctagagccatcctctttggaaccccctttcaggtagttgaaagcagctatcaaatcccccctcattcttctcttccgcagactaaacaatcccagttccctcagcctctcctcataagtcaagcaGCAGTTAGCTCACATGGGCCCATATGCATGGGTGAGCCAAAGGGACATCACCTGAGGTAGTGCACGGACTGGCTCCCCAGTTCCCAGTGGGGACATGCTGAGGATACTGACAGTTTATTGGGAATGGCTCTGTTCATACAGCACAAGAGGGTGGGAGGTTCTAGGCTCTAGTGTTCTGGACGTGTCCACTCCGCCCAGCTGCAAAGCCTTGAACAGCCGCCAGAGAGAGACCAGCATGGCTCCAGATGTGGAAGAGCTCTGCTCTTGCCTCTGCCCCAGCAGGAGCTACCGCAGACCACTCCATGCCTAAAGCCCTGGACGTAAGCCAAACCCCAAGTAACAGCCGTCCAGCAGCTCCCCTTTCCCAGAGTTCCCACAGCAGCAATTCTCAGAGCCCAGATCTGGAGATTTGGGCTCTCACAATGGCCAAAACCAGCTGTGTAGACCTTTGGGCCTGGGCTGGAGCGCCGGCTCTGAAGCCGAGGGAGGAGCCTgagtgtctacacagctattttctgCACTGTTGTGCAAGCCCCACAAGACTCAGATTTtaggcctgggctctgagactcgctgccgcaGGTTTCTGCGTGCCACGCAGAGGCACCCAGCGGCCACAATACAACCGACACCGCAGTGGTGTTTAGAAAACGCTAGCCTTCTCTTAGGTATGACCCCAAAATGGCCAGAGCAACAATGCGTCTGCCGCGCCTTGGGCCAGTACAACATACGTAAGAAGCTGCTCTGGCAACCATGGTCAGACAACTGCTTCCCACTGACACCAAACAAGCATCCACTTGGGACTGGACCATTCGTCCCTAGAAAAACCATACCTGTTTCTCCTCTTTGGTTCTGACATAATGAAGGATCTTCATTCTTGGTCCCAAGGGAATTCCCATGTCTTTAAGATCCTTCTCTGTACACAGAGCCTGGACAGTAAGTTACAACCCATTACTACTACAGTACAGGAAACCGTGCACTCAAAGGGATAGTCCATTCTCAGCATTACAGAGGCCAGGGATCCTAGGAGCTAACTGCTCTGATTTCAGTGTGCCCCTCTGGAAGGGAGGGAACACGGATAGCATGGGAATCACTCTGCTCTGGAGAGAGAGGCAGCAATCTCTGAACTCAGCCTCAAGTGCAGAAATGCCTCCCACTCACACGCTTCTCATTTTCAGACTCCAGTTCAGCATGCTGCCAGCCTATCCGCCACACACAGGAAACCAGGGCTGCTGCTAGCGCGGGCAGAATCAAAAGCCTGCAACGGTACTAGTCGCTTAGCCTTACCATCAAAAAACAGGGTACATTAGGCCAGGTGGGCTTTACTCTAACCAGAGGGCATGACATAGGCAAGAAATACCTGTGTGAACGTGGTGATGGGCACAGAGAACAAAAACAGAACTCTAACAGATCTGACGGCAAGTGGTGAAACATACAAGAACAGTAGCCACTCTGCTGGGAGAGTGGTTTTACCAGTGCTTGCGTGTCCAGTCTCTCCTTCTCAAAGACACTGCAGTACTCAGACAGCTCAAGCTTCTTCAGGGTTTCTTTCACTCCCCCAACATCTCCCTGTTCATAGGCACCCATCTGGGACCCCTGCAAGGACAGCACCGGGGGTCATGTTTACAGAGTTGGTCTCCTTCTTCCTTTACGTTCTGGCTACAATATTGGTAGTAGGCGTGGGATTGTTCTCTTTTGTTTAGATCTACACCTGGCAGGATGGCACTGAGAATTCAAAGCTATTCTGCTACAGAAGCAGGAGAACGCAGCAGTTATGGAAAAGCTGGAGTGTGGCTGTAGCCTACAGATTTCATCCTGAATCAATGAGACGCTTAACGTGCACAAGCTGTGGGGAATTTACCGCTTTATTGCCGTCTTCATCCTCAGAGGAATCCTTCTGATTTGTTAGGAGATCAAACAATATCAGCGACCCTAAAAAATAGCCACATACACAGTCTCTGAGCAGACCGTCAGATCTTATGCTGGAATAAATATACTTACGTGCCCATATCCCTCTGTTTGGTAAAAAAAAGGGGTGAGGggcttccctcctctcctcccactcttAAGTGTCCCAAGGTATGGAAATGGTACTTCAGCACTAAACTGCAGTCCAGCGTACTGTGCCATGTGCATACAGACATGCTACAGATTCTAAATTATTACACACAACCCTGGATACCCAGGACTAAACCCTTTACCTAAGCTATGGCCTGCAATGGAAACACCGCCTTTAAAGTCAGGGTTCCTCTGCAGGAAGAGCCGATACAGGCGGTTCATTTCTGAAGCAACAGTATCCACGATGGTCTGGCAGTAGGTGGGGCTGTTGTAGAAGAAAACATCTAGTATGGTGTCGTTTATGAAGTGACGCAGGCGGTTGATGCTCGGCAAGGTAATTCGCTCCAAATCGctgaacatggaacagaaagggATTGTTACGAGGGACAGGGATTTCACCCACGGCTCCTGTAGCTGTTTCCTagtaggtgaaatcctggatctCTTGAAGTCCATGGCAGTTATGCCTTTGAGGATTTCACCTGAATTCCTAATTCATGTTAACAGAACATAGTAACAGAAAGGAGCTACAAACCCACCTTTCCTCAGAAACAGAACAGGGTTTTCCAAGGTGTGGATGCAAAGAGCCAACCTTCCCTGCTGCTCCAGGAGCATTTAAAATCGCTCCCCACTTGTGCAGCAGACATGCTGTTCCCCTGCGCACCGCGGTGTTTCAGAGGGGCTAGC
Protein-coding sequences here:
- the DDHD2 gene encoding triacylglycerol hydrolase DDHD2 isoform X6 gives rise to the protein MSAVEQQQAEPSPSSNSSNSFEVVEADIANKYEAVVPHWFYCKVIDSRERWFPFSRQDSEKLEEAHNSRKDDERLIVPTEGGRYDVHLKKRLCCAMYWEEEVSEVRRCTWFYKGDKDNKYIPYSESFSEELEETYMIAITLDEWKKKLESPTREIIILHNPKLMVHYHPVTTSDDWGSTPTEQGRPRTVKRGVENISVDIPCVNDFRNVSLSMLQAHFKKAQEQQQIGRVEFLPVNWHSPLHSTGVDVDLERITLPSINRLRHFINDTILDVFFYNSPTYCQTIVDTVASEMNRLYRLFLQRNPDFKGGVSIAGHSLGSLILFDLLTNQKDSSEDEDGNKAGSQMGAYEQGDVGGVKETLKKLELSEYCSVFEKERLDTQALALCTEKDLKDMGIPLGPRMKILHYVRTKEEKQHAQQQAHVPAGNDDEGEDAPKPESGSSPQLDSSRSTNDGGKRQYLDVGLGQVSANYPQLIYKPEIFFAFGSPIGMFLTVRGVKRIDPNYSLPTCKGFFNIFHPFDPVAYRIEPMIVPDLEFEPMLLPHHKGRKRMHLELKEGLTRMGMDLKNNLLGSLRIAWQSFTRSPLLAVEAAATENEAETSLEKQTDMKPEEPAATLKEDAAPINVGMLNGGHRIDYVLQEKPIESFNEYLFALQGHLCYWESEDTVLLILKEIYQTQGVTLDQPLQ
- the DDHD2 gene encoding triacylglycerol hydrolase DDHD2 isoform X5 is translated as MSAVEQQQAEPSPSSNSSNSFEVVEADIANKYEAVVPHWFYCKVIDSRERWFPFSRQDSEKLEEAHNSRKDDERLIVPTEGGRYDVHLKKRLCCAMYWEEEVSEVRRCTWFYKGDKDNKYIPYSESFSEELEETYMIAITLDEWKKKLESPTREIIILHNPKLMVHYHPVTTSDDWGSTPTEQGRPRTVKRGVENISVDIPCGEPLQIDHLVFVVHGIGPACDIRFRSIVQCVNDFRNVSLSMLQAHFKKAQEQQQIGRVEFLPVNWHSPLHSTGVDVDLERITLPSINRLRHFINDTILDVFFYNSPTYCQTIVDTVASEMNRLYRLFLQRNPDFKGGVSIAGHSLGSLILFDLLTNQKDSSEDEDGNKAGSQMGAYEQGDVGGVKETLKKLELSEYCSVFEKERLDTQALALCTEKDLKDMGIPLGPRMKILHYVRTKEEKQHAQQQAHVPAGNDDEGEDAPKPESGSSPQLDSSRSTNDGGKRQYLDVGLGQVSANYPQLIYKPEIFFAFGSPIGMFLTVRGVKRIDPNYSLPTCKGFFNIFHPFDPVAYRIEPMIVPDLEFEPMLLPHHKGRKRMHLELKEGLTRMGMDLKNNLLGSLRIAWQSFTRSPLLAVEAAATENEAETSLEKQTDMKPEEPAATLKEDAAPINVGMLNGGHRIDYVLQEKPIESFNEYLFALQGHLCYWESEDTVLLILKEIYQTQGVTLDQPLQ
- the DDHD2 gene encoding triacylglycerol hydrolase DDHD2 isoform X4, translated to MSAVEQQQAEPSPSSNSSNSFEVVEADIANKYEAVVPHWFYCKVIDSRERWFPFSRQDSEKLEEAHNSRKDDERLIVPTEGGRYDVHLKKRLCCAMYWEEEVSEVRRCTWFYKGDKDNKYIPYSESFSEELEETYMIAITLDEWKKKLESPTREIIILHNPKLMVHYHPVTTSDDWGSTPTEQGRPRTVKRGVENISVDIPCGEPLQIDHLVFVVHGIGPACDIRFRSIVQCVNDFRNVSLSMLQAHFKKAQEQQQIGRVEFLPVNWHSPLHSTGVDVDLERITLPSINRLRHFINDTILDVFFYNSPTYCQTIVDTVASEMNRLYRLFLQRNPDFKGGVSIAGHSLGSLILFDLLTNQKDSSEDEDGNKAGSQMGAYEQGDVGGVKETLKKLELSEYCSVFEKERLDTQALALCTEKDLKDMGIPLGPRMKILHYVRTKEEKQHAQQQAHVPAGNDDEGEDAPKPESGSSPQLDSSRSTNDGGKRQYLDVGLGQVSANYPQLIYKPEIFFAFGSPIGMFLTVRGVKRIDPNYSLPTCKGFFNIFHPFDPVAYRIEPMIVPDLEFEPMLLPHHKGRKRMHLELKEGLTRMGMDLKNNLLGSLRIAWQSFTRSPLLAVEAAATENEAETSLEKQTVHSDMKPEEPAATLKEDAAPINVGMLNGGHRIDYVLQEKPIESFNEYLFALQGHLCYWESEDTVLLILKEIYQTQGVTLDQPLQ
- the DDHD2 gene encoding triacylglycerol hydrolase DDHD2 isoform X1, coding for MSAVEQQQAEPSPSSNSSNSFEVVEADIANKYEAVVPHWFYCKVIDSRERWFPFSRQDSEKLEEAHNSRKDDERLIVPTEGGRYDVHLKKRLCCAMYWEEEVSEVRRCTWFYKGDKDNKYIPYSESFSEELEETYMIAITLDEWKKKLESPTREIIILHNPKLMVHYHPVTTSDDWGSTPTEQGRPRTVKRGVENISVDIPCGEPLQIDHLVFVVHGIGPACDIRFRSIVQCVNDFRNVSLSMLQAHFKKAQEQQQIGRVEFLPVNWHSPLHSTGVDVDLERITLPSINRLRHFINDTILDVFFYNSPTYCQTIVDTVASEMNRLYRLFLQRNPDFKGGVSIAGHSLGSLILFDLLTNQKDSSEDEDGNKAGSQMGAYEQGDVGGVKETLKKLELSEYCSVFEKERLDTQALALCTEKDLKDMGIPLGPRMKILHYVRTKEEKQHAQQQAHVPAGNDDEGEDAPKPESGSSPQLDSSRSTNDGGKRQYLDVGLGQVSANYPQLIYKPEIFFAFGSPIGMFLTVRGVKRIDPNYSLPTCKGFFNIFHPFDPVAYRIEPMIVPDLEFEPMLLPHHKGRKRMHLELKEGLTRMGMDLKNNLLGSLRIAWQSFTRSPLLAVEAAATENEAETSLEKQTGEKMRREELVSEPTHSSVLLVLLVREENEDANELSQSNLDTYSRGLLIAVIFPFSLPNNPTLCLMRDDLCPRSLHSRLLPEWERPGAWGAESQRVNLNAKHLLPVVSFCNLLLWLYTAGRETKCSPC
- the DDHD2 gene encoding triacylglycerol hydrolase DDHD2 isoform X3; translated protein: MSAVEQQQAEPSPSSNSSNSFEVVEADIANKYEAVVPHWFYCKVIDSRERWFPFSRQDSEKLEEAHNSRKDDERLIVPTEGGRYDVHLKKRLCCAMYWEEEVSEVRRCTWFYKGDKDNKYIPYSESFSEELEETYMIAITLDEWKKKLESPTREIIILHNPKLMVHYHPVTTSDDWGSTPTEQGRPRTVKRGVENISVDIPCGEPLQIDHLVFVVHGIGPACDIRFRSIVQCVNDFRNVSLSMLQAHFKKAQEQQQIGRVEFLPVNWHSPLHSTGVDVDLERITLPSINRLRHFINDTILDVFFYNSPTYCQTIVDTVASEMNRLYRLFLQRNPDFKGGVSIAGHSLGSLILFDLLTNQKDSSEDEDGNKAALCTEKDLKDMGIPLGPRMKILHYVRTKEEKQHAQQQAHVPAGNDDEGEDAPKPESGSSPQLDSSRSTNDGGKRQYLDVGLGQVSANYPQLIYKPEIFFAFGSPIGMFLTVRGVKRIDPNYSLPTCKGFFNIFHPFDPVAYRIEPMIVPDLEFEPMLLPHHKGRKRMHLELKEGLTRMGMDLKNNLLGSLRIAWQSFTRSPLLAVEAAATENEAETSLEKQTGEKMRREELVSEPTHSSVLLVLLVREENEDANELSQSNLDTYSRGLLIAVIFPFSLPNNPTLCLMRDDLCPRSLHSRLLPEWERPGAWGAESQRVNLNAKHLLPVVSFCNLLLWLYTAGRETKCSPC